A region from the Acyrthosiphon pisum isolate AL4f chromosome A1, pea_aphid_22Mar2018_4r6ur, whole genome shotgun sequence genome encodes:
- the LOC100164431 gene encoding uncharacterized protein LOC100164431 (The RefSeq protein has 1 substitution compared to this genomic sequence) has product MESWKKITYVVAIFMFLIQIRPLEPYLTAYFTGPNGNVSLSEVANSLESIRSYSALIATLIMLIISDYLLYKPVVIFLTFCSCITYILMVGLPSLIQLKVSMFFYGTAYCTTTVASCYLFACIKDRKHFQKSASIAAVGLQLGKFFGDISGQIIVSSSGGSYTSLPYCNAFAMFLATIWAFLFPPIKPKDSLNTNFPDEKTTLLGNSETITSDTHEIKYCR; this is encoded by the exons ATGGaaagttggaaaaaaattacatatgtgGTGGCCATTTTTATGTTTCTGATACAAATACGTCCACTAGAGCCATATTTAACAGCTTATTTCACTGGGCCAAATGGGAATGTTTCTCTTTCAGAG GTGGCTAACTCGTTGGAGTCCATTAGATCATACTCTGCTCTTATAGCAACGTTGATAATGTTAATAATCTCGGACTACCTTCTATACAAGCCAGTGGTCATATTCTTAACATTTTGCTCATGTATCACTTATATTCTCATGGTGGGCTTACCAAGCTTAATACAACTAAAA GTGTCTATGTTCTTCTATGGAACAGCATACTGTAACACAACAGTAGCATCATGTTATTTATTTGCCTGTATCAAAGAcagaaaacattttcaaaagtcGGCCAGCATTGCGGCTGTTGGTTTGCAGCTAGGAAAATTCTTTGGAGACATCTCTGGGCAAATCATAGTTAGCTCAAGTGGAGGAAGCTATACATCACTGCCATACTGTAATGCATTTG ctaTGTTCTTGGCTACAATTTGGGCTTTTTTATTTCCTCCTATTAAACCAAAGGATTCTTTGAACACAAATTTTCCAGATGAAAAGACCACGCTTCTCGGAAACAGTGAAACAATTACATCTGACActcatgaaataaaatattgtaggtaa